A region of Plantactinospora sp. BC1 DNA encodes the following proteins:
- a CDS encoding ABC transporter ATP-binding protein: protein MTADPGTRRGEAPSPESADRLLAELPPSPAVWCSGLRKRYRRRTAVDDVSLTVGRGEVVGLLGPNGAGKTSVIKMLLGLVRPDAGEVLLLGRPGRDPHSRARVGYLPELFRYQPWLSAAEVLALHVRLAGVAVPAAQQQECLAQVGLADRAADRVGGFSKGMQQRLGLAVALVARPELVVLDEPTSALDPVGRADVRDLLLSLKARGIAVLLNSHLIGEVERVCDRVVILDRGRVAASGTLAELLGQRELRFRLDGVNAQAEARLAAAGPLARSGDTFTVTLPAEQDGVGVPDLVADLVRLGVRVHAVEPGRISLEERLLDILRTGPSEEHR, encoded by the coding sequence GTGACGGCCGATCCCGGCACCCGGCGGGGCGAGGCACCCTCCCCCGAATCCGCCGACCGGCTCCTCGCCGAGCTGCCCCCGTCGCCGGCCGTGTGGTGCTCGGGGCTGCGCAAGCGGTACCGGCGCCGGACCGCGGTCGACGACGTCTCCCTCACCGTCGGCCGGGGCGAGGTGGTCGGGCTGCTCGGACCGAACGGAGCCGGCAAGACCTCCGTGATCAAGATGCTGCTCGGTCTGGTCCGGCCCGACGCCGGCGAGGTGCTGCTGCTCGGGCGACCCGGGCGGGACCCGCACTCCCGGGCCCGGGTCGGCTACCTGCCGGAACTCTTCCGGTACCAGCCGTGGCTCTCCGCCGCCGAGGTGCTGGCCCTGCACGTCCGGCTCGCCGGTGTCGCGGTGCCGGCCGCCCAGCAACAGGAGTGTCTGGCCCAGGTCGGCCTCGCCGACCGCGCCGCAGACCGGGTCGGCGGCTTCTCCAAGGGCATGCAGCAGCGCCTCGGGCTGGCCGTCGCGCTGGTGGCCCGCCCCGAACTCGTCGTCCTCGACGAGCCGACCAGCGCACTCGATCCCGTCGGCCGGGCCGACGTGCGGGACCTGCTGCTCTCGCTCAAGGCCCGTGGGATCGCCGTCCTGCTCAACTCGCACCTCATCGGCGAGGTCGAGCGGGTCTGTGACCGGGTGGTCATCCTCGACAGGGGCCGGGTCGCCGCATCGGGAACCCTCGCGGAGCTGCTCGGCCAGCGTGAGCTGCGGTTCCGCCTCGACGGGGTGAACGCGCAGGCGGAGGCGCGGCTCGCCGCCGCCGGCCCGCTCGCCCGGAGCGGAGACACCTTCACCGTCACCCTCCCCGCCGAGCAGGACGGCGTCGGCGTACCCGACCTGGTGGCCGACCTGGTCCGGCTCGGGGTACGGGTACACGCCGTCGAGCCGGGGCGGATCAGCCTCGAGGAGCGGCTGCTCGACATCCTGCGTACCGGCCCCAGCGAGGAGCACCGATGA
- a CDS encoding sigma-70 family RNA polymerase sigma factor, with protein MEEDVEFVGRGATVLASVVATVPPIGGRAAGRAGRKDAVALSTPLGRKSVRADLEQVFRATYPRVVAVAARVLGSRDQAEDVAQEVFLSFGRCTVPAGEAVGWLCVAAAHTALNHLRTGRRRASREEAVGVGDVASPDVADMVVTRDERRRVRAALARLPRRQAVALVLRHSGLSYAEVAAALDLSPGSVGTVVRRAESALRKELNRHASSD; from the coding sequence GTGGAGGAAGATGTGGAGTTCGTCGGGCGGGGTGCGACGGTGCTGGCCTCGGTCGTCGCCACGGTGCCGCCCATCGGCGGCCGGGCGGCCGGGCGAGCCGGACGGAAGGATGCCGTGGCCTTGTCGACGCCGCTGGGACGAAAGAGCGTCCGTGCCGACCTCGAGCAGGTCTTCCGCGCCACCTATCCCCGGGTGGTGGCGGTCGCCGCCCGGGTGCTCGGCTCCCGGGACCAGGCCGAGGACGTCGCGCAGGAGGTCTTCCTGAGCTTCGGCCGCTGCACGGTGCCGGCGGGCGAGGCGGTGGGGTGGTTGTGCGTGGCCGCGGCGCACACCGCGCTGAACCATCTCCGAACCGGGCGGCGCCGCGCCTCCCGCGAGGAGGCCGTCGGCGTCGGTGATGTCGCCAGCCCGGACGTCGCCGACATGGTCGTGACGCGCGACGAGCGCCGCCGGGTGCGGGCGGCGCTGGCCCGGCTGCCCCGCAGGCAGGCCGTGGCCCTGGTACTGCGGCACAGCGGCCTGAGCTACGCCGAGGTGGCCGCCGCCCTCGACCTCTCCCCCGGCAGCGTGGGCACCGTCGTGCGCCGCGCCGAGTCCGCCCTACGCAAGGAGTTGAACCGTCATGCGTCATCCGACTGA
- a CDS encoding MFS transporter — translation MKRLLRRMALDVTPLRTSRDYRLLFAASGVSGFGSFITYVTIPFQVYALTDDPLLVGLLGVCELVPLLVMAFVGGALADYLDRRALVLGAEVAFTALCGVLLVNSLFDRPHLWLLYVIAGLTAAIDGIQRPALEGLTPRVVTLDEIPAASALNSLRMQIAQLGGPAVAGLLIASVEMPWVYAVDLGTFVFSLVCLYLVRAVPPPPAAERPSLRSVATGLRYARSRPELLGTYLVDINAMFFGMPQALYPFMAGKLGGPAVLGLLYAAPAVGSLLATVTSGWTGRVHRHGLMVVIAAGLWGVGIIGFGLTDWLWLALVFLAFAGAADMVSGIFRMTIWNQTVPDHLRGRLAGIEMLSYATGPLLGQLRSGVAARFVGIGGSIVSGGVLCVVGTLALAAALPAFLRYDGRDGLARKRAADEEWAARAASPAAADPAPIPIHPA, via the coding sequence GTGAAACGCCTGCTCCGCCGGATGGCGCTCGACGTCACGCCGTTACGGACGTCGCGGGACTACCGGCTGCTCTTCGCGGCGAGCGGTGTCTCGGGGTTCGGGTCGTTCATCACGTACGTGACCATCCCCTTCCAGGTGTACGCGCTGACCGACGATCCGCTGCTCGTCGGCCTCCTCGGCGTCTGCGAACTCGTACCCCTGCTGGTGATGGCCTTCGTCGGCGGCGCCCTGGCCGACTACCTCGACCGCCGGGCGCTGGTGCTGGGCGCGGAGGTCGCGTTCACCGCGCTCTGCGGCGTGCTCCTGGTCAACTCGCTCTTCGACCGGCCGCACCTCTGGCTGCTCTACGTGATCGCCGGGCTCACCGCCGCGATCGACGGCATCCAGCGGCCGGCGCTGGAGGGACTGACCCCGCGCGTCGTCACGCTGGACGAGATTCCGGCCGCGAGCGCGCTCAACTCGCTGCGGATGCAGATCGCCCAACTCGGCGGGCCCGCCGTCGCCGGCCTGCTGATCGCGTCGGTCGAGATGCCCTGGGTGTACGCGGTCGACCTCGGTACGTTCGTGTTCTCCCTGGTCTGCCTCTACCTGGTCAGGGCCGTACCACCGCCGCCGGCCGCCGAGCGCCCGTCGCTGCGCTCGGTGGCGACCGGCCTGCGTTACGCGCGTAGCCGCCCCGAGCTGCTCGGTACCTACCTCGTGGACATCAACGCGATGTTCTTCGGGATGCCGCAGGCGCTCTACCCCTTCATGGCGGGCAAGCTCGGCGGCCCCGCCGTACTCGGCCTGCTCTACGCGGCACCCGCCGTCGGGTCGCTGCTCGCGACGGTCACCTCCGGCTGGACCGGGCGGGTGCACCGGCACGGGCTGATGGTCGTGATCGCCGCCGGGCTGTGGGGGGTGGGGATCATCGGCTTCGGTCTCACCGACTGGCTCTGGTTGGCGCTCGTCTTCCTCGCCTTCGCCGGCGCCGCCGACATGGTCTCGGGAATCTTCCGGATGACCATCTGGAACCAGACCGTCCCCGACCATCTGCGTGGCCGGCTGGCCGGCATCGAGATGCTCTCGTACGCCACCGGGCCGCTGCTCGGCCAGCTCCGCTCCGGCGTCGCCGCCCGGTTCGTGGGCATCGGCGGGTCGATCGTCTCCGGCGGTGTGCTCTGTGTCGTCGGCACGCTGGCGCTGGCGGCGGCCCTGCCCGCGTTCCTGCGCTACGACGGCCGGGACGGGCTGGCCAGGAAGCGGGCCGCCGACGAGGAGTGGGCGGCCCGGGCGGCGTCCCCGGCCGCAGCGGACCCGGCCCCGATCCCCATCCACCCGGCGTAG
- a CDS encoding phage holin family protein, with protein MSDVTRSSAADPDQAPTAELVRQAAEQISHLVRSELALARAEMTEKGKRAGVGAGLFGGGGLVALYGIAALLASVILGLAEAMPGWLAALIVSVLLFAVAAGLALVGRRHVRQAGPPVPKEAVRSVKADIDEVKERAHR; from the coding sequence ATGAGCGACGTCACCCGTAGCAGCGCGGCCGACCCGGACCAGGCGCCGACCGCGGAACTGGTCCGCCAAGCCGCCGAGCAGATCTCGCACCTGGTTCGGAGCGAGCTGGCGCTGGCCAGGGCGGAGATGACCGAGAAGGGCAAGAGGGCGGGCGTCGGCGCCGGCCTGTTCGGCGGCGGCGGGCTGGTCGCCCTGTACGGGATCGCGGCGCTGCTGGCCAGCGTCATCCTCGGCCTGGCCGAGGCGATGCCGGGCTGGCTGGCCGCATTGATCGTCTCCGTGCTGCTCTTCGCCGTCGCCGCCGGGCTGGCCCTCGTCGGCCGCAGGCACGTGCGGCAGGCCGGTCCACCGGTCCCGAAGGAGGCGGTACGCAGCGTGAAGGCCGACATCGACGAGGTGAAGGAGAGGGCACACCGATGA
- a CDS encoding DUF3618 domain-containing protein: MSTSTGKAGADPGTATVGGTGAPQSAGPEAIRADIARTRAELGDTVQHLAERADVKTRAKEKVAEVKDQAGQVRDLAAETAQVVAVRAGEVGRRAATSARQRPAPYVGVLFGLAAAVLTVVLLRRRGTTGHGARSRRWRAR, translated from the coding sequence ATGAGCACGAGTACCGGTAAGGCAGGCGCGGATCCCGGTACCGCCACCGTCGGCGGGACGGGTGCGCCGCAGTCGGCGGGTCCGGAGGCGATCCGGGCCGACATCGCCCGGACCCGGGCGGAGCTGGGCGACACCGTGCAGCATCTGGCGGAGCGGGCGGACGTCAAGACGCGCGCCAAGGAGAAGGTCGCCGAGGTCAAGGACCAGGCCGGACAGGTCAGGGACCTGGCGGCGGAGACCGCGCAGGTGGTGGCGGTCCGGGCCGGGGAGGTCGGCCGGCGGGCCGCCACCAGTGCGCGGCAGCGGCCGGCGCCGTACGTCGGCGTGCTGTTCGGGCTCGCCGCCGCGGTACTGACGGTGGTGCTGCTGCGCCGTCGCGGCACGACCGGGCACGGTGCCCGGTCGCGGCGTTGGCGGGCGCGGTAG
- a CDS encoding YihY/virulence factor BrkB family protein, producing MVEKSTDHAYRDDQVADGGTVPGSRRPSAPQAGTHGAGDAPDQPTKLGLRGWWGVLRRTVREFGDDSLTDWAAALTYYAVLSIFPGLLVLVSVLGLIGDSVLQPLIDDMGKIAPGPVGEILKTGARNLTEAQGTAGLFAAVGLAVALWSASGYIGAFMRASNAIYDVPEGRPIWKTLPIRVAVTIVVGTLLAVSALMVVFTGRLAEWVGHAIGAGSTLITVWNIAKWPVLLVLVSLMFAILYWAAPNARQGGFRWITPGGLLAVLIWIIASGGFAFYVANFGTYNQTYGTLGGVVIFFVWLWISNLAVLLGAEFDAELHRGRAIAGGHPEDEEPFVELRDTRKIKEGKDRGLS from the coding sequence ATGGTGGAGAAGAGCACGGACCACGCGTACCGCGACGACCAGGTCGCGGACGGCGGGACGGTACCCGGGAGTCGACGCCCGTCGGCGCCGCAGGCGGGTACGCACGGCGCCGGTGACGCCCCGGACCAGCCGACGAAGCTCGGTCTACGGGGCTGGTGGGGCGTACTGCGACGTACCGTGCGCGAGTTCGGCGACGACAGTCTGACCGACTGGGCCGCCGCGCTCACCTACTACGCCGTACTGTCGATCTTCCCGGGCCTGCTGGTCCTGGTCTCGGTGCTCGGCCTGATCGGCGACTCGGTGCTCCAACCGCTGATCGACGACATGGGTAAGATCGCGCCCGGCCCGGTCGGCGAGATCCTGAAGACCGGTGCCCGGAACCTCACCGAGGCACAGGGTACGGCCGGACTCTTCGCCGCCGTCGGTCTGGCCGTCGCGCTCTGGTCCGCGTCCGGGTACATCGGGGCGTTCATGCGCGCCTCCAACGCCATCTACGACGTGCCCGAGGGTCGTCCGATCTGGAAGACCCTGCCGATCCGGGTCGCGGTCACCATCGTGGTCGGGACGCTGCTGGCGGTCAGCGCCCTGATGGTCGTCTTCACCGGCCGGCTCGCCGAGTGGGTCGGTCACGCGATCGGCGCGGGCTCGACACTGATCACCGTCTGGAACATCGCGAAGTGGCCGGTGCTGCTGGTACTGGTCAGCCTGATGTTCGCCATCCTCTACTGGGCGGCGCCCAACGCCCGGCAGGGCGGCTTCCGATGGATCACTCCCGGCGGTCTGCTGGCCGTGCTCATCTGGATCATCGCCTCGGGCGGCTTCGCCTTCTACGTGGCGAACTTCGGCACCTACAACCAGACCTACGGCACGCTGGGCGGTGTCGTCATCTTCTTCGTATGGCTCTGGATCTCGAATCTGGCGGTGCTGCTCGGCGCCGAGTTCGACGCGGAACTGCACCGGGGCCGCGCCATCGCCGGCGGGCACCCGGAGGACGAGGAGCCGTTCGTCGAACTCCGCGACACCAGGAAGATCAAGGAAGGCAAGGACCGGGGCCTGAGCTGA
- a CDS encoding glycosyltransferase family 39 protein, with protein sequence MPSVPAARSAPSGTGRPDRFDRLRRHRRWLFGLVVVALLGQMAAAMVSTALRQTPTIDEPVYVGTAMVYLREHSLRYNPEHPPLGKLIIGAGLSFADARFDPAFTGSQGAVGRHLLYESGNDPGRLMLLARLPMILLTLLFGLVVYLFAGDLVGRVGGSVALALYAFSPDVIAHGSLATLDVPASGFLLTSVWLLWRARRRPLRYLPLAAVALGAALATRMSALAAVPVLLLLVVVSVWYAGRPSDLGARTRARLLALGAAAGVGVGLVAIAVVWASYLVVDPRLGWATPENLRAVHGLRGLALDWLPFPQPYRDGMRFQFLIEDKTLSGFLFGRHYRGSRWYYLPAAMLVKTPLGALALWLAGIVALVLVPRLRAVVPYVLVPPAVLLAVAVTGSRDFGVRYVIFLPMFLAVAAAAVVAVRWRWAPAVTGALVLFVAVSSLSTYPYYLPYSNEAFGGPARTHRHLHDSNVDWGQDLGRLADRLRQRYPGERVWLVYKGSGVPSYYGIVAADPLKVPPSEVHGLLVVSNSRVAKAGPPLSTLIESSRPIDQVGHSITIYRRP encoded by the coding sequence GTGCCCTCGGTCCCGGCTGCCCGGTCCGCCCCGAGCGGCACCGGGCGGCCGGACCGGTTCGACCGGCTGCGGCGGCACCGACGGTGGCTCTTCGGGCTCGTCGTGGTGGCGCTGCTCGGGCAGATGGCGGCGGCGATGGTCAGCACCGCCCTGCGGCAGACCCCCACCATCGACGAACCGGTCTACGTGGGTACCGCCATGGTCTACCTGCGGGAGCACAGCCTGCGGTACAACCCCGAGCATCCGCCACTCGGAAAGCTGATCATCGGAGCCGGGCTGTCCTTCGCCGACGCGCGCTTCGACCCGGCCTTCACCGGTTCCCAGGGGGCGGTCGGGCGGCATCTGCTCTACGAGTCCGGTAACGACCCCGGGCGGCTGATGTTGCTGGCGCGGTTGCCGATGATCCTGTTGACGCTGCTGTTCGGACTGGTCGTCTACCTGTTCGCCGGTGACCTCGTCGGCCGGGTGGGCGGATCGGTGGCGCTCGCGCTGTACGCCTTCTCGCCCGACGTCATCGCGCACGGGTCGTTGGCCACACTCGACGTACCCGCGTCGGGGTTCCTGCTGACGTCGGTCTGGCTGCTGTGGCGGGCCCGCCGCCGACCGCTGCGCTACCTGCCACTCGCCGCGGTGGCACTCGGTGCGGCCCTGGCCACCAGGATGAGCGCGTTGGCGGCGGTGCCGGTGCTGCTCCTGCTGGTCGTCGTCTCCGTCTGGTACGCCGGCCGCCCGAGCGATCTCGGCGCGCGCACCAGGGCCCGGCTGCTCGCGCTCGGCGCGGCGGCGGGGGTCGGCGTCGGGCTGGTCGCGATCGCCGTGGTCTGGGCCAGCTACCTCGTCGTCGATCCCCGGTTGGGCTGGGCGACGCCGGAGAACCTGCGTGCCGTGCACGGGCTGCGCGGGCTGGCCCTGGACTGGCTGCCGTTCCCGCAGCCCTACCGGGACGGGATGCGGTTCCAGTTCCTCATCGAGGACAAGACGCTCAGTGGGTTCCTGTTCGGCCGGCACTACCGAGGCTCGCGGTGGTATTACCTGCCGGCCGCGATGCTGGTGAAGACGCCGCTCGGCGCGCTCGCGCTCTGGCTGGCCGGCATCGTGGCGCTGGTGCTGGTGCCCCGGCTTCGCGCCGTGGTGCCGTACGTGCTGGTCCCCCCGGCGGTGCTGCTGGCCGTGGCGGTGACCGGATCCCGTGACTTCGGCGTCCGGTACGTCATCTTCCTGCCGATGTTCCTGGCGGTCGCCGCCGCTGCCGTGGTCGCCGTCCGCTGGCGGTGGGCGCCGGCGGTGACCGGGGCACTGGTCCTGTTCGTCGCGGTCAGCTCGCTGAGTACCTACCCCTACTACCTGCCGTACTCGAACGAGGCCTTCGGCGGGCCGGCGAGGACGCACCGGCACCTGCACGACTCGAACGTCGACTGGGGGCAGGACCTGGGACGGCTGGCCGACCGCCTCCGGCAGCGGTACCCGGGGGAGCGGGTCTGGCTGGTCTACAAGGGCAGCGGGGTGCCGTCCTACTACGGAATCGTCGCCGCCGACCCGCTCAAGGTCCCGCCGAGCGAGGTGCACGGGTTGCTCGTCGTGTCGAACAGCCGGGTCGCCAAGGCCGGACCCCCACTGAGCACGCTGATCGAGAGCAGCAGGCCGATCGACCAGGTCGGCCACTCGATCACCATCTACCGTCGCCCGTGA
- a CDS encoding ABC transporter ATP-binding protein, translating to MIRMLLRVLGREHARPVRRTVALMTATAVVEGLCYALLVPVLRKLFGGTPDDAWPWLTGFGAVVAGYAVLRYLSDVSGFRAATTLLRGMYHRLGDHLARLPVGWYSAARVGEVSVLASRGVLQAMGVIAHLLAPSISASVTPLTIVAVMLAFDWRMGLAALAAVPVVAAVQLWTGRAMAAADTERAERDHEATGRVIEYLQAQPVLRAGGRTVERFRLLDDALREVERASRRGIRSALPGVLGLTLVVQAVFTLLLVLGAYLALGGRIGTAEVLTILVLAARCADPLLSLSDIGSQLRGARAELARLDALLRTEPLPEPREPSQPEGHDLAFDSVSFRHGDRTVLDDLSLAVPQGQRLAVVGPSGAGKTTLLRLLARFYDVHAGAVRVGGVDVREIDTDLLMARIAFVFQDVYLFAGTIEENVRLGRPDASDAEVRAAATAARLDDVLERLPGGWATNVGEGGALLSGGERQRVSIARALLKNAPIVLLDEVTSALDPVNEAAVHEGIERLMAGRTVVMVAHRPRSVRRADRVVLLDGGRIVAEGDHDELLRRGGRYADFWNASMTPAGDRGLPVTGDGRW from the coding sequence ATGATCCGGATGCTGCTGCGCGTGCTGGGCCGCGAACACGCCCGGCCGGTACGCCGGACCGTGGCGCTGATGACGGCGACCGCGGTAGTGGAGGGCCTCTGCTACGCACTGCTGGTCCCGGTGCTGCGGAAGCTGTTCGGCGGCACCCCCGACGACGCCTGGCCCTGGCTGACCGGGTTCGGGGCCGTGGTCGCCGGCTACGCGGTGCTGCGCTACCTCAGCGACGTCTCCGGCTTCCGCGCCGCGACCACCCTGTTGCGGGGCATGTACCACCGGCTCGGTGACCACCTGGCCCGGCTCCCCGTCGGCTGGTACAGCGCCGCCCGGGTCGGCGAGGTCTCCGTACTGGCCAGCCGGGGCGTCCTCCAGGCGATGGGGGTGATCGCGCACCTGCTGGCACCGTCGATCTCCGCCAGCGTGACGCCGCTGACCATCGTCGCCGTGATGCTCGCCTTCGACTGGCGGATGGGCCTGGCCGCGCTGGCCGCCGTACCGGTCGTGGCGGCGGTCCAGCTCTGGACGGGACGCGCGATGGCCGCCGCCGACACCGAGCGCGCCGAGCGTGACCACGAGGCCACCGGGCGGGTCATCGAGTACCTCCAGGCACAGCCGGTGCTCCGGGCCGGCGGCCGTACCGTCGAGCGGTTCCGACTCCTCGACGACGCGCTGCGCGAGGTCGAACGCGCGTCCCGGCGTGGCATCCGGTCGGCGCTGCCCGGCGTGCTGGGCCTGACCCTGGTGGTGCAGGCGGTCTTCACCCTGCTGCTGGTGCTCGGCGCCTACCTCGCGCTGGGCGGGCGGATCGGCACGGCCGAGGTCCTGACCATCCTGGTGCTGGCCGCCCGGTGCGCGGATCCGCTGCTGTCGCTGTCGGACATCGGCAGCCAACTGCGTGGCGCGCGTGCCGAGCTGGCCAGACTCGACGCGCTGCTGCGCACCGAGCCGCTGCCGGAACCCCGCGAGCCCAGCCAGCCGGAGGGCCACGACCTGGCGTTCGACTCCGTCTCGTTCCGGCACGGCGACCGTACGGTGCTCGACGACCTCTCGCTCGCCGTGCCGCAGGGGCAGCGGCTCGCCGTGGTCGGACCGTCCGGTGCGGGCAAGACGACCCTGCTGCGGCTGCTCGCGCGCTTCTACGACGTGCACGCGGGGGCGGTCCGGGTGGGCGGGGTGGACGTACGCGAGATCGACACCGACCTGCTGATGGCGCGGATCGCCTTCGTCTTCCAGGACGTCTATCTCTTCGCCGGCACGATCGAGGAGAACGTGCGTCTCGGCCGTCCCGACGCGAGCGATGCCGAGGTACGGGCGGCGGCGACCGCCGCCCGGTTGGACGACGTGCTCGAGCGCCTGCCCGGCGGGTGGGCGACGAACGTCGGCGAGGGCGGCGCGCTGCTCTCCGGTGGTGAGCGGCAACGGGTCTCGATCGCGCGGGCGCTGCTGAAGAACGCGCCCATCGTGCTGCTGGACGAGGTGACCTCGGCGCTGGATCCGGTGAACGAGGCGGCCGTGCACGAGGGGATCGAGCGGCTGATGGCGGGCCGGACGGTGGTGATGGTGGCACACCGGCCGCGGAGTGTCCGCCGCGCCGACCGGGTCGTGCTGCTGGACGGCGGTCGGATCGTGGCGGAGGGAGACCACGACGAGCTGCTCCGCCGTGGCGGCCGCTACGCCGATTTCTGGAACGCCTCCATGACGCCGGCCGGCGACCGAGGTCTCCCGGTCACGGGCGACGGTAGATGGTGA
- a CDS encoding ABC transporter ATP-binding protein, translating to MSAVGLAEPRERPDPTEPGPGRSLAVLLRPFVASFAAVVILQVIGAVAGLAPLLAVVELGRTLLSPGPVDDGHVRTVVVAGVLGLFVRLLFTAASSGVGHAVDSRVQLSFRRQLAQRLGRVPIGWLSRRRTGELAKVLGEDVTAVHPFIAHTPGELVSAFVVPLVSLVYLCTVDWRLTLVTLIPVLLAVALVPLMMTPTRLREQQEFDAAMGRIANSVVEFVQGIAVVKTFGGTGRAHHAFRTSVDDFVSSFFRMVRGLAGIAAGMQVALSPPFVLLAVLIGGAALLTTGSMAPADLLPFLLLGLGLTAPVAALGHGFDDMQTARRAVGRIRDVLAVPPLPEPARPVAPRGHLVEIRDVRFGYRPDHEVLRGIDLVLPSGTVTAIVGPSGSGKSTLAQLLPRFFDPTHGSVRLGGVDLREIGSRDLYRMVSFVFQDVRLLRATVAENIALAVPRADLADVVRAAELANIHQRILELPRGYETVVGEEAELSGGEAQRISIARALLADAPVLVLDEATAFADPQTELAVRRALATLRAGRTILVIAHRLETIADADCVVVLENGSIVERGSPAELLARDGRFAAYWRSHRSALADGPEPAGVPQGGEAR from the coding sequence ATGAGCGCGGTCGGTCTCGCCGAGCCGAGGGAGCGGCCCGACCCCACCGAGCCCGGACCGGGACGGAGCCTGGCGGTACTGCTGCGGCCGTTCGTCGCCAGTTTCGCCGCGGTGGTGATCCTCCAGGTCATCGGCGCCGTCGCGGGGCTCGCGCCGCTGCTGGCGGTCGTCGAACTGGGCCGTACCCTGTTGTCCCCCGGCCCGGTCGACGACGGACATGTCCGGACCGTCGTCGTCGCGGGGGTGCTCGGGCTCTTCGTCCGGCTGCTCTTCACCGCGGCGTCCTCCGGAGTCGGGCATGCCGTGGACAGCCGGGTGCAGCTGTCGTTCCGCCGGCAACTGGCGCAACGGTTGGGTCGGGTACCGATCGGCTGGCTCTCCCGACGCCGCACCGGCGAACTGGCGAAGGTGCTGGGCGAGGACGTGACCGCCGTGCACCCGTTCATCGCCCACACCCCCGGCGAACTCGTCTCCGCCTTCGTCGTGCCGCTGGTGTCGCTGGTCTACCTGTGCACCGTCGACTGGCGGCTCACCCTCGTCACGCTGATCCCGGTGCTGCTGGCGGTGGCGCTGGTCCCGCTGATGATGACCCCGACCCGGCTCCGCGAGCAGCAGGAGTTCGACGCGGCGATGGGACGGATCGCCAATTCCGTCGTCGAGTTCGTCCAGGGAATCGCCGTGGTCAAGACCTTCGGCGGAACCGGGCGGGCCCACCACGCCTTCCGGACCTCCGTGGACGACTTCGTCAGCTCCTTCTTCCGGATGGTGCGCGGCCTCGCCGGGATCGCCGCCGGGATGCAGGTCGCGCTCTCCCCACCGTTCGTGCTGCTGGCCGTGTTGATCGGCGGTGCGGCCCTGCTCACCACCGGTTCGATGGCCCCGGCGGACCTGCTGCCGTTCCTGCTGCTCGGACTCGGCCTGACCGCTCCGGTGGCGGCGCTCGGGCACGGCTTCGACGACATGCAGACCGCCCGACGCGCGGTCGGACGGATCCGGGACGTGCTCGCGGTGCCGCCGCTGCCCGAACCCGCGCGCCCGGTCGCACCGCGGGGACACCTGGTGGAGATCCGGGACGTCCGGTTCGGCTACCGGCCCGACCACGAGGTGCTGCGCGGGATCGACCTGGTGCTGCCGAGCGGTACGGTGACCGCGATCGTCGGGCCGTCCGGGAGCGGAAAGTCGACGCTGGCCCAACTGCTGCCCCGGTTCTTCGACCCGACCCACGGCTCGGTCCGGCTGGGCGGCGTCGACCTGCGCGAGATCGGCAGCCGGGACCTCTACCGGATGGTCTCCTTCGTCTTCCAGGACGTCCGCCTGCTGCGCGCGACGGTCGCCGAGAACATCGCACTGGCGGTACCTCGGGCCGACCTCGCCGACGTGGTCCGCGCCGCCGAACTGGCCAACATCCACCAGCGGATCCTGGAGCTGCCGCGCGGCTACGAGACGGTGGTCGGCGAGGAGGCCGAACTCTCCGGTGGCGAGGCGCAGCGGATCTCGATCGCCCGCGCGCTGCTGGCCGACGCCCCCGTACTGGTACTCGACGAGGCGACCGCCTTCGCCGACCCGCAGACCGAACTCGCGGTACGCCGGGCCCTGGCCACCCTGCGGGCGGGCCGGACGATCCTGGTGATCGCGCATCGGCTGGAGACGATCGCCGACGCCGACTGCGTCGTGGTGCTGGAGAACGGGTCGATCGTCGAGCGCGGCAGCCCCGCCGAACTACTGGCCCGGGACGGGCGCTTCGCCGCGTACTGGCGATCACACCGGTCGGCGCTCGCCGACGGTCCCGAACCCGCTGGCGTACCGCAGGGAGGCGAGGCCCGATGA